A window of Eubacteriaceae bacterium ES3 contains these coding sequences:
- the coaE gene encoding dephospho-CoA kinase (Dephospho-CoA kinase (CoaE) performs the final step in coenzyme A biosynthesis.), which translates to MKIIAITGGIASGKSTVVKILRNRYHYEIIDADQLAREAVKKGSPGLKKIVEIFGKKILTNDDELNRSKMGQMIAEDQSAREKLNAIVHPEVRRLYNLEFEKYEKTNLPSIFYDCPLLCESGLTNTVDEIFLVVADEKIRLERIMSRDKVSEELAQKKIDMQMKDEDKEKMADVVIENNGTFDELIITLDCYLTNRKL; encoded by the coding sequence ATGAAAATCATTGCTATAACTGGTGGGATTGCTTCGGGAAAATCAACGGTCGTTAAGATTTTGAGGAATAGATATCACTATGAAATTATTGATGCTGATCAACTAGCTCGTGAGGCGGTAAAAAAAGGATCGCCAGGCCTCAAAAAAATTGTTGAGATTTTTGGAAAAAAAATATTAACTAACGATGATGAATTGAATCGTTCTAAAATGGGACAAATGATTGCTGAGGACCAGAGTGCCAGAGAAAAGCTCAATGCTATTGTTCACCCGGAGGTGAGGCGGTTATACAATTTGGAGTTTGAAAAATATGAAAAGACAAATCTGCCAAGTATATTCTATGATTGTCCGCTTTTATGTGAATCTGGATTGACCAACACAGTTGATGAGATATTTTTAGTGGTAGCGGACGAAAAAATTCGTTTAGAGAGAATTATGAGTAGAGATAAGGTATCAGAAGAATTAGCACAAAAAAAAATTGATATGCAGATGAAAGATGAAGACAAAGAAAAAATGGCAGACGTTGTAATTGAAAATAATGGTACATTTGATGAGTTAATCATTACCCTGGATTGCTATTTGACAAATCGAAAACTTTAG